The Takifugu rubripes chromosome 3, fTakRub1.2, whole genome shotgun sequence genome contains a region encoding:
- the LOC101067310 gene encoding uncharacterized protein isoform X2 — translation MNSDRLESSIQNLLSVLYPPFEATAPTLLSQLFQIIDSHYHGDALRCLLDFLVPAKHILDTVQQAACALYSDVLFLCEGWPLCLHDRVVVHFAPIDPSLLRPGDFYLRVAPFCDQSARILVCSLLEEEGLLVEVVEETPIPETSYPCIFSRDWLEEFNQGRHGTPLRWCLLAAEQGVVRLPWELVAVPDFVDESTRARTSMASTSPPCPPFLPSLPQPTTPLRPLENSSSSHSAVLSATDEPCEKQYPVTIQNSILAPSSNSAFSVETRICPAKHGIAVSLCLVDTKAASSSRLVRLKEIEMEPKPVGLVSPNKWDSCCTGTSHHAAGDAHNNRCEDNGVSEIIEDKNRITKEASRSGPADHTALQGEYIDILQATMLFGSNPSLLEEQQKSEMQKRMQSGPQMQRYAPRPTQTPPCAQMEPQWQPNTAALAHSQAPPTPSHCRAEGNRSLRLDMSEPGPQSTTKHSQQAQPESLSSSHSVRAVCFSETPCTPCTRRRQSGKVSKAQELRCRYRDSYQAALQNPVAIEEERMKNMLAVAEEGLSQCDGNLPDSANECKGLPFNPTMPRQPHLSVTEAICEESGEKNTVSYWKPVDPYSPPCVGYVFKSDQLPEQNSQKEMDGIIDNMNGSAISAGTGLNPDTDQRALYTKHHRFPLNSGEVSRRSINLTTTGSTGLEPSFPRALPVLQSRRDSVSDGRCSSLSTAVVETSEKCELVLVEGQNIRRRENGELCSEIPQLHVVKCKNSTAFRLVSPKISRRKAAAPAGAQYGSTSVPNTNDHQTLNLSQENPPLASKTQRTCQPASASAHPRPDHLPLGSPDPRAHPLYLGVASLTGGRDKTGRAILELYGGHWGWSSAVTSQELFTMLLYFYSINRREIRQAGLTLIFDARKAIPQPQLYKALMTLQEQFVQAVNSVVLLADKESKLRPERFPGIRTEVVTSMKALFRLVDASQLSSHLEGSLTHSHCDWMELHKKLFPFVSDLHEASGLLHRAIGKLDDPQRTDSTQTVQQCMIDQKTFMKDVLEDSRLVKLQREGGAILARLRKESDLKYPHCEDFSDAVESVSSLYNHVEEQAHVLVQRTNLSLEHLEYLLQLREFQGHFMQMQQWFDVEGERHLLEAESVEDPGDRMEQVLNSFTGFLIEANDRRHHAMTLVSEAERLQQSGQSYPETEAFGALVSSFKSGLEDFLCRAEACGRELQVMVNVCDYCEQATALANECTGYLNQSQSRVCSVQDRDQITPASQIHSEPKQQQGQESSLTTVQPTTCSVLLRGNENSVLQTFQDKFNHFSPERFQEMKAEASALRSSRGMRVWNIAWLRCQEARQQLQERMHDLDDDFQQDRNPSSWHYIDVESINVQTPPPSGRSLRVQSTPGPGHPDWEDILSGEKDLVKSKTLLNSSATNLAIACSDLTVKPEDGSKGSKVPPQSPNRSTKKTEKELRRGQLSRVRSERDAAALSQSHTVGCQWFPWGRGLRVRAASHESCASDVTATGSPPAREQQVRSPSPCSRHGQPSCRILQEAQKYQVSRHGSFCSEGSCTSARGAVGGNETLCCKHSSLPIGRYEGGFCLASPPEQASNSLRLQRVLEELLLTEREYVRSLGYILTHYLPLLDRPDIPQDLRGKRGIIFGNLEKLYDFHSHYFLPELEACEREPAMVARCFLRHRESFGLYALYSKNKPQSDALILHRRHDIFKRKQQELGDLMDLSSYLLRPIQRISKYSLLLLDILTLAGSHRPKGMTQDPLLSTGVCGPSVYLPDLTSTERERERAEIQAAADLVRFQMRHGNDLLTMDAIKDCDVNLKEQGQLVRQDEFTVFYRKKKCVRRVFLFEDLILFSKTKKTDRGNDVYVYKQSFKTSDIGMTHHSSMSALCFEIWFRRRKREDTYTFRASSMEGKKAWTADLERILWDQAAHSRELRLQERVFMGMARRPFMDIHPSDAAICDRAITCAPPDRTPPAFK, via the exons ATG AACTCGGATCGCCTCGAGAGTTCGATCCAGAACCTTCTCTCGGTGCTCTACCCGCCCTTTGAGGCCACTGCCCCGACTCTTCTCAGCCAGCTCTTCCAAATCATTGACAGTCATTACCACGGCGATGCGCTACGCTGCCTCCTGGACTTTCTTGTTCCAGCCAAGCACATTTTAGACACTGTTCAGCAGgctgcgtgt GCTCTGTACTCTGATGTACTTTTCCTGTGTGAGGGATGGCCTCTATGTTTGCATGACCGGGTCGTCGTCCACTTTGCCCCCATCGATCCCTCACTGCTTCGACCGGGTGATTTTTACCTCCGAGTGGCACCATTTTGTGACCAGTCAGCACGAATCCTGGTCTGTAGCCTCCTGGAAGAGGAGGGTTTGCTGGTAGAGGTAGTGGAAGAGACCCCAATCCCTGAAACATCCTATCCGTGTATATTTAGCCGCGATTGGTTAGAAGAGTTCAACCAGGGCCGACATGGAACTCCCCTCAGATGGTGCCTGCTGGCCGCTGAGCAAGGCGTGGTGAGGTTACCATGGGAACTGGTGGCTGTGCCTGATTTTGTGGATGAGTCCACACGTGCTAGGACTAGCATGGCCTCTACTTCTCCCCCATGTCCTCCCTTTCTACCTTCACTTCCTCAACCTACAACTCCTCTTCGTCCACTTGAGAACTCTTCATCCAGTCACTCGGCTGTGCTCTCCGCTACAGATGAACCTTGTGAAAAACAGTATCCTGTAACGATTCAAAATTCAATTTTAGCACCTTCCTCAAATTCAGCCTTCTCAGTGGAAACCAGAATTTGCCCAGCGAAGCACGGCATTGCTGTGTCGCTCTGCTTGGTGGACACGAAAGCAGCTTCGTCATCTAGACTGGTCAGATTGAAAGAGATCGAAATGGAGCCTAAGCCTGTTGGATTAGTGTCCCCTAATAAGTGGGACAGCTGCTGTACTGGAACAAGCCACCATGCTGCTGGAGACGCGCACAACAACAGATGTGAAGATAATGGTGTTTCTGAAATAATAGAAGATAAAAATAGAATTACTAAAGAAGCAAGCAGGAGCGGGCCTGCGGATCACACTGCTCTGCAAGGAGAATACATTGATATTTTGCAGGCGACGATGCTTTTTGGTAGTAACCCGTCCCTACTGGAAGAGCAACAGAAGTCAGAGATGCAAAAGCGCATGCAAAGTGGACCACAGATGCAAAGATATGCACCCAGGCCAACTCAGACACCACCATGTGCACAAATGGAGCCCCAATGGCAGCCCAACACTGCAGCCTTGGCTCACTCGCAGGCGCCTCCAACGCCGAGTCACTGTCGAGCTGAGGGTAACCGCTCATTAAGGCTGGACATGTCAGAACCGGGACCTCAGTCTACTACCAAGCATTCCCAACAAGCCCAGCCTGagtccctctcttcttctcattcTGTCCGTGCAGTCTGTTTCTCAGAGACACCCTGCACCCCGTGCACGAGGAGGAGACAATCCGGGAAGGTTTCAAAAGCTCAGGAGCTGCGCTGTCGTTACAGGGACTCCTACCAGGCTGCGCTACAGAACCCCGTAGCCATTGAAGAGGAGAGAATGAAGAACATGTTAGCTGTCGCTGAGGAAGGTCTGTCACAGTGTGATGGCAATTTACCTGACTCTGCTAATGAATGTAAGGGATTACCATTTAATCCAACGATGCCACGCCAGCCTCATCTCTCTGTAACTGAAGCCATTTGTGAGGAGTCGGGGGAAAAGAACACCGTTTCATACTGGAAACCTGTAGACCCTTATTCTCCTCCCTGTGTGGGTTATGTTTTCAAATCTGACCAGCTACCAGAACAGAATAGTCAGAAAGAAATGGATGGAATTATTGACAATATGAATGGGTCAGCTATATCAGCAGGAACAGGACTAAACCCTGACACTGATCAGCGGGCGCTCTACACCAAACACCACAGATTTCCGTTAAACTCAGGTGAGGTTTCGCGTAGGAGCATAAACCTCACCACGACTGGCAGCACGGGATTAGAGCCAAGTTTTCCCAGAGCTCTGCCAGTCCTGCAGAGCAGACGCGACTCTGTCTCAGATGGAAGATGTTCATCGCTCTCCACAGCTGTGGTGGAAACCTCAGAGAAGTGTGAGCTGGTCTTGGTGGAAGGTCAGAATATTAGGAGAAGAGAAAATGGCGAGCTGTGCTCTGAGATTCCCCAGCTTCATGTGGTCAAATGTAAGAACAGCACAGCTTTTCGGCTGGTCTCGCCAAAgatcagcaggaggaaggctgctgctccag CTGGTGCTCAGTACGGCAGTACATCAGTTCCCAACACAAATGACCACCAGACACTAAACCTGTCCCAGGAAAATCCACCCTTGGCATCCAAGACGCAGAGAACCTGCCAGCCTGCCTCTGCCTCCGCACACCCCCGACCTGACCACCTTCCCTTGGGATCCCCAGACCCCAGAGCCCACCCCTTGTATTTAGGAGTAGCCTCTCTGACAG GTGGTAGAGATAAAACAGGCAGGGCAATCCTAGAGCTCTATGGGGGTCACTGGGGATGGAGTTCAGCTGTAACTAGCCAGGAGCTCTTTACGATGCTGCTCTACTTCTACTCTATCAACAG AAGAGAAATTAGACAAGCAGGACTGACCCTCATTTTCGATGCGAGGAAGGCGATTCCTCAGCCGCAGCTCTACAAGGCTTTAATGACGCTTCAG GAGCAGTTTGTCCAGGCAGTAAACAGTGTTGTGCTGCTCGCGGACAAAGAGAGCAAACTTCGGCCGGAGAGGTTCCCCGGAATCCGG ACCGAAGTGGTGACATCAATGAAGGCCTTGTTCAGGCTGGTAGACGCGAGTCAGCTGAGTTCCCATTTGGAGGGATCACTCACTCACAGCCACTGTGACTGGATGGAGCTACACAAG AAACTCTTCCCATTTGTGTCTGACCTCCACGAGGCTTCGGGTCTCCTCCACAGAGCCATCGGAAAGCTGGACGATCCTCAGAGGACGGACAGCACGCAG ACTGTGCAGCAGTGCATGATTGACCAGAAGACTTTCATGAAGGATGTTCTGGAGGACAGTCGATTGGTGAAGTTGCAGAGGGAAGGTGGCGCCATCCTGGCCAGACTGAGGAAGGAGAGTGACCTGAAATATCCCCACTGTGAGGACTTCAG TGATGCAGTGGAGTCTGTGAGCAGCTTATACAACCACGTAGAGGAGCAGGCCCATGTTCTGGTACAGAGGACCAACCTGTCCCTGGAACACCTGGAgtatctgctgcagctcagagaaTTTCAAGGACATTTCATGCAG ATGCAGCAGTGGTTTGATGTAGAGGGGGAGCGTCATCTGCTGGAGGCAGAATCAGTTGAGGACCCTGGGGACCGAATGGAGCAGGTCCTCAACAGCTTCACTGGTTTCCTTATCGAAGCCAAT GACCGACGGCATCACGCCATGACCTTGGTGTCAGAGGCGGAGCGACTGCAGCAGAGCGGGCAGTCTTACCCAGAGACGGAGGCGTTTGGGGctctggtgagctccttcaagTCAGGCCTAGAGGACTTTCTCTGCAGGGCGGAGGCTTGTGGCCGGGAGCTGCAGGTCATGGTCAATGTGTGTGATTATTGTGAGCAG GCTACGGCCCTGGCCAATGAATGCACTGGGTATCTGAACCAGAGTCAGTCCAGAGTGTGTTCAGTCCAAGACCGAGACCAAATAACACCAGCTAGTCAAATCCACTCTGAGCCAAAGCAACAACAAGGTCAAGAGTCGTCACTGACCACAGTGCAGCCGACCACATGCAGCGTTCTTTTACGTGGGAATGAGAACTCTGTCCTCCAGACCTTCCAAGACAAGTTCAATCATTTCAGCCCGGAGAGATTTCAAGAAATGAAGGCTGAAGCCAGTGCCCTGCGGAGCTCCAGGGGCATGCGGGTCTGGAATATAGCTTGGTTGAGATGTCAAGAGGCCAGGCAACAGCTTCAGGAGAGAAtgcatgacctggatgatgacTTTCAGCAGGACCGGAATCCCAGTTCCTGGCACTATATCGACGTGGAGAGCATTAATGTCCAAACACCGCCGCCCAGTGGCCGGAGTCTGCGTGTGCAATCAACGCCTGGACCAGGACATCCAGATTGGGAGGATATTCTTTCAGGAGAGAAGGATTTAGTGAAGAGTAAAACGCTCCTAAACAGCAGTGCTACTAATTTAGCAATAGCCTGTAGTGACCTCACTGTTAAACCTGAGGATGGCAGCAAGGGCTCAAAAGTCCCACCGCAGTCACCGAACAG ATCTACcaagaaaacagagaaagagcTGAGGAGGGGGCAGCTGAGCAGAGTGAGGAGCGagagagatgctgctgctctgtcccaGTCCCACACTGTTGGCTGCCAGTGGTTTCCATGGGGACGAGGTCTTCGGGTTAGGGCGGCGAGCCACGAGTCGTGCGCCTCAGATGTAACGGCGACAGGGTCGCCTCCGGCCCGGGAGCAGCAGGTCCGATCCCCTTCTCCGTGCTCCCGCCACGGTCAGCCTTCTTGTCGCATTCTGCAGGAGGCGCAGAAGTACCAGGTGTCGCGCCACGGGAGCTTCTGCTCAGAGGGGTCGTGCACGAGCGCCCGCGGGGCCGTGGGGGGGAATGAAACGTTATGCTGCAAACACTCCAGCCTGCCCATCGGGAGATACGAGGGAGGGTTTTGTTTGGCAAGTCCACCGGAGCAGGCCAGCAATTCTCT GAGGCTGCAGCgtgtcctggaggagctgctgttgacaGAGAGAGAATATGTCCGCTCGCTTGGCTACATCCTCACCCATTACCTCCCCCTGTTGGACAGACCAGACATCCCCCAGGACCTCAGGGGCAAGCGGGGCATCATCTTTGGTAATCTGGAAAAGCTGTACGACTTCCACAGCCACTACTTCCTACCAGAGCTGGAGGCCTGTGAGAGGGAACCCGCCATGGTGGCCCGCTGCTTCCTCAGACAT AGAGAGAGTTTTGGCCTATATGCTCTGTACAGCAAGAACAAACCTCAGTCTGATGCTCTGATTCTACACCGTCGACATGACATCTTCAAG aggaagcagcaggagctgggagACCTGATGGATCTTTCATCCTACCTGCTGAGGCCCATTCAGAGAATCAGCAAGtacagcctcctgctgctggacattCTAACGCTAGCTGGCTCACACAGGCCCAAAGGCATGACCCAGGATCCACTGCTCTCTACGGGCGTGTGTGGCCCCAGCGTGTATTTGCCCGACCTCACGAGCACCGaaagggagcgggagagggCTGAGATCCAAGCCGCCGCTGACCTCGTACGCTTTCAGATGCGTCACGGCAACGATCTGCTCACCATGGACGCCATCAAGGACTGTGAC gTGAATTTAAAAGagcagggtcagctggttcgcCAGGACGAGTTCACGGTCTTCTACAGGAAGAAGAAGTGTGTGCGGCGCGTCTTTCTTTTTGAAGACCTCATCCTCTTTAGCAAGACCAAGAAGACGGACAGAGGCAACGACGTTTACGTCTACAAACAATCATTCAAG ACGAGCGACATCGGGATGACGCACCACTCCAGCATGAGCGCTTTGTGCTTCGAAATCTGGTTCCGCAGGAGAAAAAGGGAGGACACGTACACATTCAGAGCTTCCAGCATGGAGGGGAAGAAAGCCTGGACCGCCGACCTGGAGAGGATTCTGTGGGACCAGGCCGCTCACAGCCGAG AGCTGCGTCTGCAGGAGAGGGTGTTCATGGGGATGGCCCGCAGACCCTTCATGGACATTCATCCCAGTGACGCTGCCATCTGTGACCGAGCCATCACCTGTGCCCCTCCTGACAGAA CGCCACCCGCGTTTAAATGA